From a region of the Pseudanabaena sp. ABRG5-3 genome:
- a CDS encoding restriction endonuclease has product MATFCPVPRSESLESKYGHFIDQRFIDYLYRNQDRLGEINWRKFEGLTAEYFTREGYKVNIGEGRNDGGIDIRVWKDEADDNDPPLILVQCKRYKEKNTIDKTVVKALWADVKWENAESGLIVTTSSISLGAKKDCIARGYNIQQADKTVISTWLQNMRTIGNGVFMGE; this is encoded by the coding sequence TTGGCAACTTTTTGTCCTGTACCTAGGTCTGAATCACTAGAAAGTAAGTATGGTCATTTTATCGATCAACGATTTATCGATTACTTATACAGAAATCAAGATAGACTAGGAGAAATTAATTGGAGAAAATTTGAAGGTCTAACAGCCGAATATTTTACTCGTGAAGGATATAAAGTTAATATAGGTGAAGGAAGAAACGATGGAGGAATTGATATAAGAGTGTGGAAAGACGAAGCAGATGATAATGATCCTCCACTAATATTAGTACAATGTAAAAGATACAAGGAGAAAAATACAATTGACAAAACTGTAGTAAAAGCACTGTGGGCTGATGTTAAGTGGGAGAACGCAGAATCAGGATTAATAGTAACTACTTCATCTATATCCCTTGGAGCAAAAAAAGATTGTATTGCTAGAGGATACAATATCCAGCAGGCTGATAAAACGGTCATCTCAACTTGGTTACAGAATATGAGAACTATTGGGAATGGCGTATTTATGGGAGAGTAA